The Stigmatopora argus isolate UIUO_Sarg chromosome 16, RoL_Sarg_1.0, whole genome shotgun sequence genome has a window encoding:
- the LOC144090938 gene encoding TNF receptor-associated factor 2-like isoform X2, which produces MAAQDPSPPSSMESNKPGYPKKILGNKLEDKHLCKCCHNILRRPFQAQCGHRFCSYCFNLAISNGPQKCNACIKEDIFEEATSVLKQGCAFPDNAVRREVENLAAACINENCSWRGSIKEYELNHEGKCEFMIVPCPSCKERIRFNEQERHSERECPERTLNCKYCKEPFHFKNIKAHDEICPKYPMICEGCAKKKIPREKYVDHIKFCSKFRMPCRFHVVGCDMSVEKEKTHEHERAFAYEHLNLLLHYIMGMKQSLRELEARVSKLSTTSSSSSSSGHPVQGAAASSSSSCGLGPPAQGPLPLPPPPVLSVSTSFTPLPSSVGAALELQLHSEKTKVAELGRRCAELEVKAGTFENVVCVLNREVERFATTMEASNRQHKLDQDKIEALSNKVRQLERTVGLKDLTVSEMEGRLREMSATTFDGVFVWRISDFAKKRQDAVAGRAPAMFSPAFYTSKYGYKMCLRIYLNGDGTGRGSHLSLFFVVMRGVSDALLKWPFNQKVTLMLLDQSNREHIIDAFRPDVTSSSFQRPVSEMNIASGCPLFCPLSKLDAKNSYIRDDTIFIKAIVDLTGL; this is translated from the exons ATGGCGGCCCAGGACCCTTCGCCCCCCTCGTCCATGGAAAGCAACAAGCCGGGTTACCCCAAGAAGATCCTGGGCAACAAGCTGGAAGACAAGCATCTGTGCAAGTGCTGCCACAACATCCTGAGACGACCCTTTCAGGCGCAGTGCGGCCATCGCTTCTGCTCGTACTGCTTCAACCTAGCCATTAG CAATGGACCGCAGAAATGCAATGCTTGCATCAAGGAGGACATTTTCGAAGAGGCCACGTCAGTCCTGAAACAAGGATGT GCTTTTCCCGACAACGCCGTGCGGCGGGAAGTGGAAAACCTGGCGGCGGCATGCATTAACGAAAACTGCTCATGGAGAGGATCTATCAAAGAGTATGAG TTGAATCACGAGGGAAAGTGCGAGTTCATGATCGTCCCGTGCCCGTCCTGCAAGGAGCGCATTCGCTTCAACGAACAGGAGCGGCACAGCGAGCGCGAGTGCCCGGAGAGGACGCTCAACTGCAAGTACTGCAAGGAACCCTTTCACTTCAAAAACATCAAG GCCCACGATGAAATCTGCCCCAAATACCCGATGATCTGCGAGGGTTGCGCTAAGAAGAAGATACCCAGGGAAAAG TACGTGGATCACATCAAGTTCTGCAGCAAATTCAGGATGCCGTGTCGCTTTCACGTGGTGGGCTGCGACATGTCG GTGGAGAAGGAAAAGACCCACGAGCACGAACGCGCCTTCGCCTACGAGCACCTGAACCTGCTGCTGCACTACATCATGGGTATGAAG CAGTCCCTCAGGGAACTGGAGGCCCGGGTCTCCAAGCTCAgcaccacctcctcctcctcctcctcgtccggGCATCCCGTGCAGGgagccgccgcctcctcctcgtcctcctgcGGATTGGGCCCGCCGGCCCAGGGTCCCCTGCCCCTGCCCCCGCCTCCCGTCCTCTCCGTGTCCACCTCTTTCACGCCGTTGCCCAGCTCGGTCGGCGCCGCCCTGGAGCTTCAGCTCCACAGCGAGAAGACCAAGGTGGCCGAGCTGGGCCGCCGCTGCGCCGAGCTGGAGGTGAAGGCTGGCACCTTCGAGAACGTGGTGTGCGTCTTGAACAGAGAGGTGGAGCGTTTCGCCACCACCATGGAAGCCAGCAACCGACAGCACAAGTTGGACCAGGACAAGATCGAGGCCCTGAGCAACAAG GTGCGCCAGTTAGAGAGGACGGTGGGTCTGAAGGACTTGACGGTTTCGGAGATGGAGGGTCGACTGAGGGAGATGTCCGCCACGACGTTTGACGGCGTCTTTGTGTGGAGGATTTCAGATTTTGCCAAAAAGAGACAGGACGCCGTCGCTGGTCGAGCCCCTGCCATGTTCTCGCCAG CATTCTACACCAGCAAGTACGGCTACAAGATGTGTCTGCGGATCTATCTTAACGGGGACGGGACGGGGCGCGGCAGCCACTTGTCCTTGTTCTTTGTAGTGATGCGAGGAGTTAGCGACGCCTTGCTAAAGTGGCCCTTTAACCAGAAG GTGACACTGATGCTGCTGGACCAGAGCAACAGGGAGCACATCATCGACGCCTTCCGCCCCGACGTCACCTCGTCGTCCTTTCAGCGGCCCGTGAGCGAGATGAACATCGCCAGCGGCTGCCCGCTTTTCTGCCCGCTTTCCAAACTGGACGCCAAAAACTCCTACATCCGCGACGACACCATCTTCATCAAAGCCATCGTGGACCTTACCGGGCTCTAG
- the LOC144090938 gene encoding TNF receptor-associated factor 2-like isoform X1, whose protein sequence is MAAQDPSPPSSMESNKPGYPKKILGNKLEDKHLCKCCHNILRRPFQAQCGHRFCSYCFNLAISNGPQKCNACIKEDIFEEATSVLKQGCAFPDNAVRREVENLAAACINENCSWRGSIKEYELNHEGKCEFMIVPCPSCKERIRFNEQERHSERECPERTLNCKYCKEPFHFKNIKAHDEICPKYPMICEGCAKKKIPREKYVDHIKFCSKFRMPCRFHVVGCDMSVEKEKTHEHERAFAYEHLNLLLHYIMGMKVSMEGLQPQGLEVAGHKLVELQQSLRELEARVSKLSTTSSSSSSSGHPVQGAAASSSSSCGLGPPAQGPLPLPPPPVLSVSTSFTPLPSSVGAALELQLHSEKTKVAELGRRCAELEVKAGTFENVVCVLNREVERFATTMEASNRQHKLDQDKIEALSNKVRQLERTVGLKDLTVSEMEGRLREMSATTFDGVFVWRISDFAKKRQDAVAGRAPAMFSPAFYTSKYGYKMCLRIYLNGDGTGRGSHLSLFFVVMRGVSDALLKWPFNQKVTLMLLDQSNREHIIDAFRPDVTSSSFQRPVSEMNIASGCPLFCPLSKLDAKNSYIRDDTIFIKAIVDLTGL, encoded by the exons ATGGCGGCCCAGGACCCTTCGCCCCCCTCGTCCATGGAAAGCAACAAGCCGGGTTACCCCAAGAAGATCCTGGGCAACAAGCTGGAAGACAAGCATCTGTGCAAGTGCTGCCACAACATCCTGAGACGACCCTTTCAGGCGCAGTGCGGCCATCGCTTCTGCTCGTACTGCTTCAACCTAGCCATTAG CAATGGACCGCAGAAATGCAATGCTTGCATCAAGGAGGACATTTTCGAAGAGGCCACGTCAGTCCTGAAACAAGGATGT GCTTTTCCCGACAACGCCGTGCGGCGGGAAGTGGAAAACCTGGCGGCGGCATGCATTAACGAAAACTGCTCATGGAGAGGATCTATCAAAGAGTATGAG TTGAATCACGAGGGAAAGTGCGAGTTCATGATCGTCCCGTGCCCGTCCTGCAAGGAGCGCATTCGCTTCAACGAACAGGAGCGGCACAGCGAGCGCGAGTGCCCGGAGAGGACGCTCAACTGCAAGTACTGCAAGGAACCCTTTCACTTCAAAAACATCAAG GCCCACGATGAAATCTGCCCCAAATACCCGATGATCTGCGAGGGTTGCGCTAAGAAGAAGATACCCAGGGAAAAG TACGTGGATCACATCAAGTTCTGCAGCAAATTCAGGATGCCGTGTCGCTTTCACGTGGTGGGCTGCGACATGTCG GTGGAGAAGGAAAAGACCCACGAGCACGAACGCGCCTTCGCCTACGAGCACCTGAACCTGCTGCTGCACTACATCATGGGTATGAAGGTGAGCATGGAGGGGCTGCAGCCCCAGGGACTGGAGGTGGCGGGACACAAACTGGTGGAACTGCAGCAGTCCCTCAGGGAACTGGAGGCCCGGGTCTCCAAGCTCAgcaccacctcctcctcctcctcctcgtccggGCATCCCGTGCAGGgagccgccgcctcctcctcgtcctcctgcGGATTGGGCCCGCCGGCCCAGGGTCCCCTGCCCCTGCCCCCGCCTCCCGTCCTCTCCGTGTCCACCTCTTTCACGCCGTTGCCCAGCTCGGTCGGCGCCGCCCTGGAGCTTCAGCTCCACAGCGAGAAGACCAAGGTGGCCGAGCTGGGCCGCCGCTGCGCCGAGCTGGAGGTGAAGGCTGGCACCTTCGAGAACGTGGTGTGCGTCTTGAACAGAGAGGTGGAGCGTTTCGCCACCACCATGGAAGCCAGCAACCGACAGCACAAGTTGGACCAGGACAAGATCGAGGCCCTGAGCAACAAG GTGCGCCAGTTAGAGAGGACGGTGGGTCTGAAGGACTTGACGGTTTCGGAGATGGAGGGTCGACTGAGGGAGATGTCCGCCACGACGTTTGACGGCGTCTTTGTGTGGAGGATTTCAGATTTTGCCAAAAAGAGACAGGACGCCGTCGCTGGTCGAGCCCCTGCCATGTTCTCGCCAG CATTCTACACCAGCAAGTACGGCTACAAGATGTGTCTGCGGATCTATCTTAACGGGGACGGGACGGGGCGCGGCAGCCACTTGTCCTTGTTCTTTGTAGTGATGCGAGGAGTTAGCGACGCCTTGCTAAAGTGGCCCTTTAACCAGAAG GTGACACTGATGCTGCTGGACCAGAGCAACAGGGAGCACATCATCGACGCCTTCCGCCCCGACGTCACCTCGTCGTCCTTTCAGCGGCCCGTGAGCGAGATGAACATCGCCAGCGGCTGCCCGCTTTTCTGCCCGCTTTCCAAACTGGACGCCAAAAACTCCTACATCCGCGACGACACCATCTTCATCAAAGCCATCGTGGACCTTACCGGGCTCTAG
- the LOC144090939 gene encoding GRAM domain-containing protein 2B-like isoform X2 gives MGEAAELPLPPPVRVTECPRGSSCEGDNDAPSSRRRPTHLRLSKSEGSKSPSSQLSKTNSQFHKLFKEVSRDEVLTQSYTCALQRDILYQGKMFVSPNWICFHSKVFGRNTKIAIRAASVTFIRKTKTALLLPNALVIESSREQHVFVSFLSRNTTYNFLRSICVHLEVEKTCSSHVASCENNFGVERLPLDFSQSFSDLDGVVRQEMEVESSSSSGSQTPDCDKMAEFTGLPGTFVCGEVSVLADVHLQPGQKSRSKNGVSKSIVTKINANKAWPHTTLLPVLLIYLFLVGVLVLSSCYMALKMAALEHRLNAALTTWDRVHGGNTASPQDTEVFGELSTSLIKLEKIQRNLQKLLDET, from the exons ATGGGCGAAGCGGCCGAGCTACCGTTACCTCCGCCGGTACGGGTGACCGAGTGCCCCCGCGGGAGTAG TTGTGAGGGGGACAACGACGCTCCGAGTAGCCGGAGAAGGCCGACTCATCTCCGGCTGTCGAAGTCGGAGGGAAGCAAGTCGCCATCCAGTCAG CTGTCCAAAACAAACTCGCAGTTTCACAAATTGTTCAAGGAAGTGAGCAGAGACGAGGTGCTCACACAAA GTTACACATGTGCCCTGCAGAGAGACATCTTGTACCAAGGCAAAATGTTTGTCTCTCCAAACTGGATCTGCTTCCACTCCAAAGTCTTCGGCAGGAACACGAAG ATCGCCATCCGAGCCGCATCCGTGACATTCATCAGGAAGACCAAAACAGCGCTTCTTCTGCCCAACGCGCTGGTGATCGAAAGCTCACGGGAGCAG CACGTCTTTGTGTCCTTTCTGTCCCGGAACACCACCTACAATTTCTTGAGGTCCATCTGTGTCCACCTGGAG GTGGAGAAAACATGCAGCAGCCACGTTGCCTCCTGCGAGAACAACTTTGGAGTCGAACGCCTGCCTCTG GACTTTTCCCAGAGTTTCTCTGACTTGGACGGCGTGGTGCGACAGGAAATGGAGGTGGAGAGTAGTAGCAGCTCGGGTTCGCAAACTCCGGATTGTGACAAAATGGCTG AATTTACAGGCCTCCCCGGCACGTTTGTGTGTGGAGAAGTGTCGGTCCTCGCAGATGTCCATCTCCAGCCGGGCCAAAAGAGCCGAAGCAAAAACG GAGTATCCAAGTCTATTGTGACGAAGATAAACGCAAACAAAGCCTGGCCTCACACGACTTTGCTCCCCGTCCTgttaatatatttgttttt AGTCGGCGTACTGGTGTTGTCCTCCTGTTACATGGCTTTGAAAATGGCTGCCCTAGAACATCGGTTGAACGCCGCACTGACCACCTGGGATCGTGTGCACGGCGG AAATACAGCAAGTCCCCAAGATACCGAAGTCTTTGGCGAACTCTCCACCAGCCTCATTAAGCTCGAGAAG ATTCAAAGAAACCTCCAGAAACTTCTTGatgaaacctga
- the LOC144090939 gene encoding GRAM domain-containing protein 2B-like isoform X1, which translates to MGEAAELPLPPPVRVTECPRGSSCEGDNDAPSSRRRPTHLRLSKSEGSKSPSSQLSKTNSQFHKLFKEVSRDEVLTQSYTCALQRDILYQGKMFVSPNWICFHSKVFGRNTKVRRGLWVSASPKNSGNQSQIAIRAASVTFIRKTKTALLLPNALVIESSREQHVFVSFLSRNTTYNFLRSICVHLEVEKTCSSHVASCENNFGVERLPLDFSQSFSDLDGVVRQEMEVESSSSSGSQTPDCDKMAEFTGLPGTFVCGEVSVLADVHLQPGQKSRSKNGVSKSIVTKINANKAWPHTTLLPVLLIYLFLVGVLVLSSCYMALKMAALEHRLNAALTTWDRVHGGNTASPQDTEVFGELSTSLIKLEKIQRNLQKLLDET; encoded by the exons ATGGGCGAAGCGGCCGAGCTACCGTTACCTCCGCCGGTACGGGTGACCGAGTGCCCCCGCGGGAGTAG TTGTGAGGGGGACAACGACGCTCCGAGTAGCCGGAGAAGGCCGACTCATCTCCGGCTGTCGAAGTCGGAGGGAAGCAAGTCGCCATCCAGTCAG CTGTCCAAAACAAACTCGCAGTTTCACAAATTGTTCAAGGAAGTGAGCAGAGACGAGGTGCTCACACAAA GTTACACATGTGCCCTGCAGAGAGACATCTTGTACCAAGGCAAAATGTTTGTCTCTCCAAACTGGATCTGCTTCCACTCCAAAGTCTTCGGCAGGAACACGAAGGTACGACGGGGTCTCTGGGTGAGCGCTTCCCCGAAAAACTCGGGTAACCAATCACAGATCGCCATCCGAGCCGCATCCGTGACATTCATCAGGAAGACCAAAACAGCGCTTCTTCTGCCCAACGCGCTGGTGATCGAAAGCTCACGGGAGCAG CACGTCTTTGTGTCCTTTCTGTCCCGGAACACCACCTACAATTTCTTGAGGTCCATCTGTGTCCACCTGGAG GTGGAGAAAACATGCAGCAGCCACGTTGCCTCCTGCGAGAACAACTTTGGAGTCGAACGCCTGCCTCTG GACTTTTCCCAGAGTTTCTCTGACTTGGACGGCGTGGTGCGACAGGAAATGGAGGTGGAGAGTAGTAGCAGCTCGGGTTCGCAAACTCCGGATTGTGACAAAATGGCTG AATTTACAGGCCTCCCCGGCACGTTTGTGTGTGGAGAAGTGTCGGTCCTCGCAGATGTCCATCTCCAGCCGGGCCAAAAGAGCCGAAGCAAAAACG GAGTATCCAAGTCTATTGTGACGAAGATAAACGCAAACAAAGCCTGGCCTCACACGACTTTGCTCCCCGTCCTgttaatatatttgttttt AGTCGGCGTACTGGTGTTGTCCTCCTGTTACATGGCTTTGAAAATGGCTGCCCTAGAACATCGGTTGAACGCCGCACTGACCACCTGGGATCGTGTGCACGGCGG AAATACAGCAAGTCCCCAAGATACCGAAGTCTTTGGCGAACTCTCCACCAGCCTCATTAAGCTCGAGAAG ATTCAAAGAAACCTCCAGAAACTTCTTGatgaaacctga
- the LOC144090939 gene encoding GRAM domain-containing protein 2B-like isoform X3, translated as MCPAERHLVPRQNVCLSKLDLLPLQSLRQEHEDRHPSRIRDIHQEDQNSASSAQRAGDRKLTGAARLCVLSVPEHHLQFLEVHLCPPGGGENMQQPRCLLREQLWSRTPASGLECFCLFLLFHLQKEEPLFSAVGPLYNIPVYARQDFSQSFSDLDGVVRQEMEVESSSSSGSQTPDCDKMAEFTGLPGTFVCGEVSVLADVHLQPGQKSRSKNGVSKSIVTKINANKAWPHTTLLPVLLIYLFLVGVLVLSSCYMALKMAALEHRLNAALTTWDRVHGGNTASPQDTEVFGELSTSLIKLEKIQRNLQKLLDET; from the exons ATGTGCCCTGCAGAGAGACATCTTGTACCAAGGCAAAATGTTTGTCTCTCCAAACTGGATCTGCTTCCACTCCAAAGTCTTCGGCAGGAACACGAAG ATCGCCATCCGAGCCGCATCCGTGACATTCATCAGGAAGACCAAAACAGCGCTTCTTCTGCCCAACGCGCTGGTGATCGAAAGCTCACGGGAGCAG CACGTCTTTGTGTCCTTTCTGTCCCGGAACACCACCTACAATTTCTTGAGGTCCATCTGTGTCCACCTGGAG GTGGAGAAAACATGCAGCAGCCACGTTGCCTCCTGCGAGAACAACTTTGGAGTCGAACGCCTGCCTCTGGTctggaatgtttttgtttgtttcttctcTTCCATCTCCAGAAAGAGGAGCCCTTGTTCTCAGCGGTAGGCCCTTTGTATAATATTCCTGTGTATGCTCGCCAGGACTTTTCCCAGAGTTTCTCTGACTTGGACGGCGTGGTGCGACAGGAAATGGAGGTGGAGAGTAGTAGCAGCTCGGGTTCGCAAACTCCGGATTGTGACAAAATGGCTG AATTTACAGGCCTCCCCGGCACGTTTGTGTGTGGAGAAGTGTCGGTCCTCGCAGATGTCCATCTCCAGCCGGGCCAAAAGAGCCGAAGCAAAAACG GAGTATCCAAGTCTATTGTGACGAAGATAAACGCAAACAAAGCCTGGCCTCACACGACTTTGCTCCCCGTCCTgttaatatatttgttttt AGTCGGCGTACTGGTGTTGTCCTCCTGTTACATGGCTTTGAAAATGGCTGCCCTAGAACATCGGTTGAACGCCGCACTGACCACCTGGGATCGTGTGCACGGCGG AAATACAGCAAGTCCCCAAGATACCGAAGTCTTTGGCGAACTCTCCACCAGCCTCATTAAGCTCGAGAAG ATTCAAAGAAACCTCCAGAAACTTCTTGatgaaacctga
- the c16h2orf42 gene encoding uncharacterized protein C2orf42 homolog: MDCTSPSIVPSPSATPLAAKQRDAGTKTAGSPLTPAILSNLGKATMRGIRKCPSCGVYNGTRGLSCKNKLCGISLRDASPGSRKGGVEVVQVIVDSEKRDGKERDHDGEGGTQVFSICQRGRGSARQGFVELAPALSTGEGDPLLSEMNMGRCYVPNCGQGSRSDQFDSSAPDALCAHIKAAVECCRSATPLSVKSSALEGLTVSSQTKEELWSLATKSPGPLVQRVSGDTLVVKCCPDSVHPLGLLHLTIGSGGGTPEQGKGGGKARGVTFHCACGPRRAEDTGAVEDSDPLQPCLHFYACLCAFASDEKLASEFATLINSATTVSPTPSGRVLVPCERPSSLPTEPSKSLHKAKKPRTDETLLSGGQVVDEASVSMGFHQWLASVTERIQQTMHYQFDGKPEPLVYHIPQHFFNALQHRLSLGSKSRLPNVTTVLARNDIVPQGSSSKYTWHITNLTEVKRIFDTPELQLDLTQSFVRNVDGSYSRFQCQQPPDGLRTDRTPPIRPMELQTFLKVGPGSEDLKEPGPLVIEWTPDVLPRCHVGELRILYQFGHQMSGQQLEWTEKDGCVKNETSVSS; encoded by the exons ATGGACTGCACATCCCCTTCAATTGTCCCATCACCCTCCGCCACCCCGCTCGCCGCCAAGCAGAGGGACGCAGGCACCAAGACGGCAGGGTCCCCCCTGACCCCGGCCATCCTCTCCAACCTGGGGAAGGCCACCATGCGTGGAATCCGCAAGTGTCCGAGCTGCGGCGTCTACAACGGGACTCGGGGCCTCAGCTGCAAGAACAAACTGTGTGGGATATCGCTCCGGGATGCCTCCCCGGGGTCCCGAAAGGGCGGCGTGGAGGTGGTCCAAGTGATTGTTGACAGCGAGAAGCGAGACGGGAAGGAGCGGGACCATGACGGAGAAGGCGGCACCCAG GTATTTTCCATCTGCCAGCGAGGACGAGGATCTGCCCGGCAGGGCTTCGTGGAGCTGGCCCCTGCCCTCTCCACAGGTGAGGGAGACCCCCTGCTCTCTGAGATGAACATGGGTCGCTGCTACGTGCCAAACTGCGGACAAGGTTCGAGGTCTGACCAATTTGATTCCAGCGCACCCGACGCTCTCTGCGCCCACATCAAAGCCGCTGTCGAGTGCTGCCGTTCCGCCACGCCCCTCAGCGTCAAAAGCTCCGCCCTCGAGGGGTTGACGGTCTCCTCGCAAACCAAGGAGGAGCTTTGGAGCCTGGCCACCAAATCCCCGGGGCCTCTCGTCCAGCGGGTATCCGGGGACACCCTGGTGGTCAAATGTTGCCCGGATTCCGTGCACCCTCTGGGGCTTCTTCATCTGACCATCGGTAGCGGCGGGGGAACACCCGAGCAGGGGAAAGGAGGCGGAAAGGCTCGAGGGGTGACGTTTCACTGCGCCTGCGGCCCCCGTAGGGCCGAGGACACGGGCGCCGTTGAGGACTCGGACCCTTTGCAACCGTGCTTGCACTTCTACGCTTGCTTGTGCGCCTTCGCCAGCGACGAGAAGCTGGCGTCAGAGTTTGCCACGTTGATCAACTCCGCGACAACTG TCTCGCCGACGCCAAGCGGCAGAGTCCTGGTTCCTTGCGAGAGGCCCTCTTCGCTACCCACGGAGCCAAGCAAATCTCTTCACAAGGCCAAGAAACCACGCACAGATGAAACACTTTTGA GTGGTGGACAAGTGGTGGACGAGGCCTCTGTCTCCATGGGTTTCCACCAGTGGCTTGCCAGCGTCACTGAGAGGATCCAACAGACAATGCATTACCAGTTTGATG GGAAACCTGAGCCTCTTGTGTACCACATTCCACAACACTTCTTCAACGCCCTTCAGCACCGTCTATCGCTTGGCTCCAAGAGTCGTCTGCCCAACGTAACCACAG TGCTAGCAAGGAACGACATTGTCCCTCAGGGCTCTTCTTCCAAGTACACCTGGCACATCACCAACTTAACAGAAGTCAAACGGATCTTCGACACCCCTGAG TTGCAGCTGGACCTCACTCAGAGTTTCGTCCGGAATGTTGATGGTTCCTACTCGCGCTTTCAATGTCAGCAACCTCCAGATGGATTAAGGACAGATCGGACGCCGCCCATTCGTCCCATGGAGCTCCAGACGTTCCTTAAAGTTG GACCTGGCTCAGAAGATCTAAAAGAGCCTGGCCCCTTGGTCATTGAATGGACCCCCGATGTGCTCCCTCGATGCCACGTGGGAGAGCTCAGGATTCTCTACCAGTTCGGACACCAGATGAGTGGACAACAGCTGGAATGGACAGAGAAAGATGGCTGCGTCAAAAATGAGACTTCAGTgtcaagttaa